One region of Hymenobacter sediminicola genomic DNA includes:
- a CDS encoding putative LPS assembly protein LptD codes for MAAPEPFPDYTIMFWPQFSLPVCRPAVALLALLWLLAAPAFAQVPTPTRQPATSVPADVRRPAQILRADTARSGLQRPRSGTAADTSGLVRRAPGGSPDSLNVAAGGRKGSVETTVKYAAKDSIRFIVGEKKAILYDAATVDYGEMNLKANLITVDYSNNLLTAEGTQDSTGKTRGRPVFKNGAETYQAGRINYNFKSKKGKIADAVTQQGEGYVHAEVIKKNQFNEIFGRNGRYTTCNLEHPHFYINASKMKVIPGEKVVTGPFNLVISDIPTPLGFLFGYFPSPSKSRASGLIIPTFGQSTDRGFFLRNGGYYWAANDNIGLRVTGDIYSGNEQQFGGWRGMAEMQYLKRYRYNGLLSFEFSSRPANQILQQDGVSATNNFRQPRKPQTMWLRWNHSPTPRPGGGRFSASVSAGSTDYNQQNSYDVRRYLTPAFSSSISYSKQLRNAPINYSLNLSQTQNTGTGTMSFILPDVSVQVARQYPYQWLGITPRGRYYEQLSFSYSLTGQNTVTNTQNARQLAGIPLLGGTTTSSVIPIKLDNISKLLRNSQTGLRHDFQIQLGSINFLKHLNLTPSISYNELWYFKKLDYSYNSAAQAIRIDTVASFNRLSSYSGGLNLGTSIYGTLVRKGTRKFQAIRHKLTPNISYQFAPSRNPNYYQSLNLPLGSIRDASGRVIDTRIFSRYEGFLYGAPAGQRQSQISFSLQNAVEMKVRNSNDTTGTTPFNKVSLIDGLDFGFGYNFLADSLKLTPLSASFRTQVAKKLSITMSASFDFYQRDTSGVAIDKYLFEQDSRRLARLTTASLQMNYQFNPAAKPNKKSNVPRAVAPVNDPALGNPNPINPYEDYVDFELPWEMTTGFSMLYADPGVRPTTILYTRPRAFTSASLNLGGSVKLTNNLRIGYTTNYDFINKTPAFTSLDIYRDLHCWQITGNWRPFRGYGQGYFITIAAKSSLLQDLKLNRNRTFLNY; via the coding sequence GTGGCCGCACCTGAGCCCTTCCCTGACTATACGATTATGTTCTGGCCACAGTTTAGCTTGCCGGTTTGCCGGCCCGCAGTTGCGCTGCTGGCTCTGTTATGGCTGCTAGCGGCACCCGCTTTCGCCCAGGTGCCCACCCCCACCCGCCAGCCAGCTACGTCCGTTCCGGCCGATGTGCGCCGCCCGGCCCAGATTCTGCGCGCCGATACGGCCCGCTCCGGCCTGCAGCGCCCCCGTAGCGGCACTGCCGCCGATACCAGCGGCCTGGTGCGCCGCGCTCCTGGCGGCTCACCCGATTCTCTAAACGTAGCCGCTGGTGGCCGCAAAGGCAGTGTAGAAACTACTGTGAAATACGCCGCCAAAGACTCCATCCGGTTTATAGTGGGCGAAAAGAAGGCCATTCTCTACGATGCCGCCACCGTGGACTACGGCGAGATGAACCTGAAGGCCAACCTGATTACGGTAGACTACAGCAACAACCTACTCACGGCCGAAGGAACGCAGGACTCGACGGGCAAAACCCGGGGCCGTCCGGTGTTCAAGAACGGCGCCGAAACCTACCAGGCGGGCCGAATCAACTACAACTTCAAGAGCAAAAAAGGCAAGATTGCCGATGCCGTCACCCAACAGGGCGAAGGCTACGTGCACGCTGAAGTCATCAAGAAAAACCAGTTCAACGAAATATTTGGGCGCAACGGGCGCTACACTACCTGCAACCTGGAGCACCCGCACTTCTACATCAATGCCAGCAAGATGAAGGTGATTCCGGGGGAGAAAGTAGTAACCGGACCGTTTAATCTGGTTATCAGCGACATTCCTACCCCGCTGGGCTTTCTGTTCGGCTATTTCCCTTCTCCCAGCAAGAGCCGGGCTTCGGGCCTCATCATCCCCACCTTCGGCCAATCGACAGACCGGGGTTTTTTCCTGCGCAACGGGGGCTACTACTGGGCCGCCAACGACAATATCGGGCTGCGGGTAACCGGCGACATATACTCCGGAAACGAGCAACAGTTTGGTGGTTGGCGCGGTATGGCCGAAATGCAGTACCTGAAACGCTACCGCTACAATGGCCTGCTCAGCTTCGAGTTTTCGTCGCGCCCGGCCAACCAGATTCTGCAGCAGGATGGCGTGAGTGCTACCAACAACTTCCGACAGCCTCGCAAGCCCCAAACCATGTGGCTACGCTGGAACCACTCGCCCACGCCCCGGCCCGGTGGCGGGCGTTTCTCGGCCAGCGTAAGTGCCGGCAGCACCGACTACAACCAGCAGAACTCCTACGACGTGCGGCGCTACCTCACGCCGGCTTTTTCCAGTAGCATCAGCTACAGCAAACAACTGCGCAACGCGCCCATCAACTACTCTCTCAACCTGAGCCAGACCCAGAACACGGGCACTGGCACCATGAGCTTCATTCTGCCCGATGTGAGCGTGCAGGTGGCGCGGCAGTATCCGTACCAGTGGCTGGGCATCACGCCACGTGGCCGCTACTACGAGCAGCTTTCCTTCTCCTATTCGCTCACGGGCCAGAATACCGTCACGAACACGCAAAACGCACGGCAGCTTGCCGGTATTCCCCTTTTAGGTGGCACTACTACCAGTAGCGTCATTCCTATTAAACTCGACAACATTTCAAAGCTGCTTCGCAACTCACAAACCGGCCTGCGCCATGACTTTCAGATTCAGTTGGGCAGCATCAACTTCCTGAAACATTTGAACCTGACGCCTTCTATCAGCTATAACGAGTTGTGGTACTTCAAGAAGCTTGACTACAGCTACAACTCTGCCGCGCAGGCCATTCGTATTGATACTGTCGCCAGCTTCAACCGGCTTTCCAGCTATTCTGGTGGGCTCAATCTAGGCACCAGCATCTATGGCACACTGGTGCGCAAAGGCACCCGCAAGTTTCAGGCAATACGCCACAAGCTTACGCCCAACATCAGCTACCAGTTTGCGCCCTCCCGCAACCCCAACTATTACCAGTCTCTCAACCTGCCGCTGGGCTCCATCCGAGACGCGTCAGGCCGGGTCATCGACACGCGTATCTTTTCCCGCTATGAGGGCTTTCTGTATGGCGCACCTGCCGGGCAGCGCCAGAGCCAAATTAGCTTCTCGTTGCAGAATGCCGTGGAAATGAAGGTGCGGAACAGCAACGACACTACAGGCACCACTCCTTTCAACAAAGTCAGTCTAATTGATGGACTGGATTTCGGCTTTGGCTACAATTTTCTGGCAGACTCGCTGAAACTTACACCTCTGTCCGCTTCTTTCCGGACGCAGGTTGCCAAGAAGCTCAGCATCACAATGAGCGCCTCATTTGACTTCTATCAGCGCGACACTTCCGGCGTTGCAATTGATAAATATCTATTTGAGCAGGATAGCCGCCGACTGGCCCGCCTCACTACGGCTTCGCTGCAGATGAACTACCAGTTCAACCCGGCCGCGAAGCCGAACAAGAAATCCAACGTGCCGCGTGCCGTGGCTCCCGTCAACGACCCGGCTCTAGGCAATCCGAACCCGATTAATCCGTACGAGGATTATGTGGATTTTGAGCTGCCTTGGGAAATGACCACCGGCTTCTCCATGCTCTATGCCGACCCCGGCGTGCGGCCCACTACCATCCTCTACACCCGCCCCCGGGCTTTCACGTCGGCTTCGCTTAACCTGGGCGGCTCCGTGAAACTGACCAACAACCTGCGCATCGGCTACACCACCAACTACGACTTCATCAACAAAACTCCGGCCTTCACTTCGCTCGACATTTACCGCGACCTGCACTGCTGGCAGATTACGGGCAACTGGCGGCCATTCCGTGGCTACGGCCAGGGGTATTTCATCACTATTGCCGCCAAATCGTCGCTGCTGCAAGACCTGAAGCTGAACCGTAACCGCACGTTCCTGAACTACTAG